A window of the Vibrio ostreae genome harbors these coding sequences:
- a CDS encoding TIGR00153 family protein has product MPLNTIMGLFAKSPIKPLQRHVVCVNECCSHLVNFFEVCAKGDWEKAGEIRAQISHLEKEADVLKREIRLKLPRGLFLPVDRTDMLELLTQQDKLANLAKDIAGRVYGRQLQIPEPLQENFIAYVRRCLDAANQAQKVINELDELLETGFKGREVTLVAEMIHQLDVIEDDTDAMQIRLRQQLLALESGMNPIDVMFLYKIFEWVGGIADQAQRVGARLELMLSRS; this is encoded by the coding sequence ATGCCACTAAATACAATCATGGGGTTATTTGCAAAGTCCCCTATTAAGCCTTTGCAACGCCACGTCGTGTGTGTGAATGAATGCTGCTCTCATCTGGTCAACTTCTTCGAAGTTTGTGCGAAAGGTGACTGGGAGAAAGCCGGTGAAATCCGTGCACAGATTTCTCATCTTGAGAAAGAAGCTGATGTGTTAAAACGCGAAATTCGCCTTAAACTTCCTCGCGGTTTGTTTTTGCCTGTCGATCGTACCGACATGCTGGAGCTTTTGACTCAACAAGACAAACTGGCCAACCTTGCGAAGGACATCGCAGGCCGTGTCTACGGTCGTCAACTCCAAATTCCAGAGCCTCTTCAAGAAAACTTTATTGCTTACGTGCGCCGCTGTCTTGATGCTGCAAACCAGGCACAAAAGGTCATCAATGAGCTCGATGAGTTGTTGGAAACCGGCTTTAAAGGTCGTGAAGTCACGCTAGTGGCTGAAATGATCCACCAACTGGATGTGATTGAAGATGATACCGATGCCATGCAGATCCGTCTGCGTCAGCAACTGCTCGCGCTCGAATCTGGTATGAACCCTATCGATGTCATGTTCTTGTACAAAATCTTTGAATGGGTAGGCGGCATCGCCGACCAGGCTCAGCGTGTAGGCGCTCGTCTGGAACTGATGCTATCTCGTTCTTAA
- a CDS encoding inorganic phosphate transporter, whose protein sequence is MDILANYGTILIIVAAIFGFLMAIGIGANDVANAMGTSVGSKALTVKQAIIIAMIFEFAGAYLAGGEVTETIRKGVIETSLFASQPEVLVYGMMSALLAAGTWLLLASYMGWPVSTTHSIIGAIIGFACVSVGTEAVDWHSVQGIVGSWIITPIIAGVFAYIIFVSAQRLIFDTEDPLINAKRFVPVYMFITTMVIALVTIKKGLKHVGLHLTGTEAWLSAAAVSAIVMVGGYFYIKKRFANRDDDHSFAGVESIFSVLMVITACAMAFAHGSNDVANAIGPLSAVVTTVTSLGEVGAKSTIAWWILPLGGFGIVVGLATLGHKVMATVGTGITELTPSRGFAAQLATASTVVLASGTGLPISTTQTLVGAVLGVGFARGIAALNLGVVRNIVASWIVTLPAGALLAVVFFYAIQGVFG, encoded by the coding sequence ATGGATATCCTTGCGAACTACGGCACTATCCTGATTATTGTTGCGGCGATCTTCGGTTTTTTAATGGCGATAGGTATTGGTGCAAATGACGTTGCGAATGCAATGGGCACCTCCGTTGGCTCCAAAGCGCTAACGGTAAAACAAGCCATCATTATCGCGATGATCTTTGAATTCGCCGGTGCGTACCTGGCGGGTGGTGAAGTGACCGAAACGATCCGTAAGGGCGTTATCGAAACTTCTCTGTTTGCCAGTCAGCCAGAAGTTCTGGTCTACGGCATGATGTCAGCACTGCTGGCCGCCGGTACCTGGCTGCTGCTTGCCTCGTACATGGGCTGGCCAGTATCCACCACCCACTCAATTATCGGTGCCATCATTGGTTTTGCCTGTGTGTCTGTGGGTACAGAAGCGGTTGACTGGCACTCAGTGCAAGGCATTGTCGGTAGCTGGATCATTACACCGATTATCGCCGGGGTGTTTGCTTATATTATTTTTGTCAGCGCCCAACGCCTGATTTTCGATACCGAAGATCCGCTGATTAATGCGAAACGTTTTGTGCCGGTATACATGTTTATCACTACTATGGTGATTGCACTGGTGACCATCAAAAAGGGCCTCAAACACGTTGGCCTGCACCTGACCGGCACTGAAGCCTGGTTATCTGCGGCGGCGGTTTCGGCTATCGTCATGGTCGGCGGCTATTTTTACATCAAGAAACGCTTTGCCAACCGTGATGACGACCATAGTTTTGCCGGCGTAGAGAGTATCTTCAGCGTTCTGATGGTTATCACTGCCTGTGCGATGGCATTCGCGCACGGCTCTAACGATGTCGCCAACGCGATTGGTCCGCTATCTGCGGTAGTCACCACCGTCACCAGCCTGGGTGAAGTGGGGGCGAAAAGCACGATTGCATGGTGGATTCTACCGCTGGGTGGTTTTGGTATCGTGGTGGGTCTGGCAACTCTGGGCCATAAAGTGATGGCAACTGTGGGAACAGGCATCACAGAACTGACTCCTAGCCGCGGCTTTGCCGCACAGCTGGCAACCGCTTCGACTGTGGTTCTGGCTTCAGGTACCGGCTTACCCATCTCAACCACTCAGACTCTGGTGGGTGCAGTTCTCGGGGTCGGTTTTGCCCGTGGTATCGCTGCTCTGAACCTGGGTGTGGTTCGCAACATTGTAGCATCTTGGATC